In Treponema primitia ZAS-2, a genomic segment contains:
- a CDS encoding DUF1538 domain-containing protein produces the protein MNKILQEKIKEAFSSVLPITAIVLIASIILVPMSAGIIVMFLVGAALLIIGMGFFTLGADMAMMPMGEGIGAQLTKGQSVFMAVGVSFLMGLIITIAEPDLMVLALQLAESLNPWVLIITVGLGVGLFLSIAVLRILFGIPLRFLLLFLYIVTFGLAFYMQSAGDGAFIPVSFDAGGVTTGPITVPFMLAMCLGVASLRGDKSSKDDSFGFVALCSVGPIISVMVLGVVNHITKVTPQIPSDESIALIDKYTDRDVVVQFVEHFPETIQEVAMALGAILVFFVVFQLITRRYKKHQLARIVIGFLYTFIGLVVFLTGVNVGFIPVGSLFGSKLGQSELKWILVPLSMLIGYFIVAAEPAVHVLNKQVEEVSQGAVTQKTMNTGLSVGMALALGITMIRILLGIPIMYILVPGYGFALILTFFVPKIFTGIAFDSGGVCSGPMTSTFLLPFAIGACAGSGGDTMRDAFGIVAMVAMTPLVVIQILGLVYGIKMAAKAKGLGGVTAGAGEVILFEEEYTYG, from the coding sequence GTGAATAAGATTTTACAGGAAAAAATCAAAGAAGCGTTTTCTTCAGTGCTTCCCATTACTGCGATTGTGCTTATTGCGAGCATAATCCTCGTTCCCATGTCCGCGGGGATCATCGTGATGTTCCTGGTGGGGGCGGCCCTGCTCATCATAGGCATGGGCTTCTTTACCCTGGGGGCGGACATGGCCATGATGCCCATGGGGGAAGGCATAGGCGCCCAGCTCACCAAGGGGCAGAGCGTGTTTATGGCGGTAGGGGTCAGTTTCCTCATGGGCCTTATTATAACCATTGCGGAGCCTGATCTGATGGTATTGGCCCTCCAGCTTGCGGAATCCCTCAACCCCTGGGTGCTGATCATTACCGTAGGTTTAGGGGTAGGGCTCTTCCTTTCAATTGCGGTACTGCGTATCCTTTTTGGTATTCCCCTGCGATTTTTGCTCCTGTTCCTCTATATTGTTACCTTTGGCCTGGCGTTTTATATGCAAAGCGCCGGGGATGGGGCTTTTATCCCGGTTTCCTTTGACGCCGGGGGGGTTACCACCGGGCCTATCACAGTGCCCTTCATGCTGGCCATGTGTCTGGGCGTGGCGTCCCTGCGGGGCGATAAAAGCTCCAAGGACGACAGCTTCGGCTTTGTGGCCCTGTGCAGCGTGGGCCCGATCATTTCGGTGATGGTCCTGGGGGTGGTCAACCATATCACCAAGGTTACCCCCCAGATACCCAGCGATGAATCAATCGCCCTGATCGACAAATACACGGACCGGGATGTGGTGGTGCAGTTTGTCGAGCATTTCCCGGAGACCATACAAGAAGTCGCCATGGCTTTAGGCGCGATTTTGGTGTTCTTCGTTGTTTTCCAGCTCATCACCCGACGCTACAAAAAACACCAGCTTGCCAGGATCGTGATAGGCTTTTTGTATACCTTCATCGGCCTGGTGGTGTTCCTTACGGGGGTGAACGTAGGCTTTATTCCGGTAGGGAGCCTCTTCGGAAGCAAGCTCGGTCAGTCGGAACTCAAGTGGATACTAGTGCCCCTGAGTATGCTCATCGGATACTTCATCGTAGCTGCGGAACCGGCGGTGCACGTGCTCAACAAGCAGGTTGAAGAGGTATCCCAGGGGGCGGTCACCCAAAAAACAATGAATACCGGGTTGTCGGTGGGTATGGCCCTGGCCCTGGGTATTACTATGATAAGGATACTGCTCGGTATTCCCATTATGTATATACTGGTACCGGGTTATGGATTCGCCCTGATCCTCACCTTTTTTGTGCCGAAAATTTTTACCGGTATTGCTTTTGACTCCGGGGGCGTGTGTTCGGGCCCCATGACTTCGACCTTCCTCCTGCCCTTCGCTATCGGGGCCTGCGCGGGTTCCGGCGGGGATACCATGCGGGACGCCTTCGGCATTGTGGCCATGGTGGCCATGACACCCTTGGTGGTGATCCAGATTTTGGGGCTTGTCTACGGCATAAAAATGGCGGCAAAAGCAAAAGGCCTGGGCGGAGTTACCGCAGGCGCAGGGGAAGTCATCCTCTTCGAGGAGGAATACACTTATGGCTAA